The proteins below are encoded in one region of Microbispora sp. NBC_01189:
- a CDS encoding non-ribosomal peptide synthetase, producing MKESALAGVWPLSPLQEGMLFHSLFDEQNADVYVEQMIIGLEGELDAARLRASWQALLDRHESLRAGFRSRSSGAPVQLIMRRVTLPWREVDLSELPEDEAWAESERIGIEERAERFDLAVPPLLKVLLAKVAPSRYRMMVTLHHILVDGWSLPILMGELWRSYEAGGTAEGLPPVTPYRHYLEWLARQDKDAAREAWRQALSDVEGPTLVAPAARDAAPGHCDSLTGEASAELDQALQELTRSHGVTLNTVVQTAWAVLLGKLTGRRDVVFGSVVAGRPMDLPGVESMLGLFINTIPVLVPLDPSRTVAETLTRLQAQQSALMDAQYLSLSDIQRLAGPGATFDTALAFENFPSGSGGGKPPSDGASRPAGPGGLKFTENGLRESINYPLGLVAGSLGGLKMRLTYRPDFFDESSAQALMDRMLRLLDQMAADPGARIAQLGVLGEAERRVVVEEWNDTARVVGAGSLVELFGAQVGRSPDAVAVSEALSDGGVVWTYAELDRVSDRVACGLLARGVGRGDRVGVVMERSAAVIAVLLGVVKAGAAYVPVDVAWPVARQRAVLRHTRLVVIDHDTTDHDTTSDPSMGDDEVGARVAAGVLLEGPDGVPGVEVLAGDVVYVMYTSGSTGVPKGVEVPHGAVAGLVTDSCWGAAVRRGVVWHAPHAFDASVLEIWVPLAAGGRVVVAPGVVTASVLAGLTGRSGPDGLADGSESDALAGSGGVAGVGAVHLTAGAFGVLAEEDPGALAGLDEVLTGGDVVPAGAVAAVRGADASVVIRHLYGPTEATLCATTFTVGRGERVPGVLPIGRPRDNTRVFVLDEFLQPVPPGVAGEVYIAGSGLARGYLGRPDLTAERFVACLFAPGERMYRTGDLARWRGDGQLVFAGRADEQVKIRGFRIEPGEIEAVLAAHESVAQAVVVAREDRPGDKRLVAYVVPTTENTTESSDAAETIESSGTAGSVDTAGVREYVAARLPEYMVPSAVVVLERLPVTANGKVDRAALPAPDLAGLAGPVGGRAPATPTEEVLCGLFAEILGLAEIGTDASFFDLGGDSLRAMRLLARIRSVLNAEVSIRGLFAEPTVAGVARLIDGSGETRRALTPMPRPEALPLSYAQQRMWFLNRLEGAGEGAGYNMPLALRLSGDLDIPALEAAVADVADRHESLRTIFPDRDGVPYQRVLDQAPPLTVLETTEDEAGEVIAARARDGFDVGVDLPWRVTLLRLAPAEHVLLTVVHHIAADGWSMGVLSRDLVAAYAARREGRAPEWRPLPVQYADYALWQREVLGDLDDPGSLISGQLGYWRQALAGVPQELALPVDRPRPSVSSFRGATVPVRVPPQVHSRLVELAQRGKATMFMVVQAALAVLLSRMGAGTDIPVGTAVAGRGEPALDDLAGFFVNTLVLRADLSGDPTFTELLSRVREADLAAYTHQDLPFERLVEDLNPPRSLGRNPLFQVSLAVQNAPEGKGGLWDLPGLRVRPLSSGDEAGAARVDLTLDLAEHRDGEGRPSGIAGVLLYAADLFDESTVRALAVRLVRVLEQVVSDPAVRLRDVDVLTRDERSRTLTEWNRTDRPAPAGTLAELFEAQVARTPAATAVTGPGREWTYAELDRAANGVARDLVARGVRPGDLVAVLMERSPDLVAVLLGVAKAGAGFVPVDPAYPAERIAFMLADAAPALVLCTPETRQAAPEDAVVLDVGRPREDPREDPREDPGGPVRVAGRVDDVAYVIYTSGSTGTPKGVVVTHRGLGNLAADQIAAFGVRPGARVLQLASLSFDASVWELCMALLSGACLVVTGADRLPPHGTLAAVTAEFGVTHLTVSPSVLATTEELPESLTTVVVAGETCPPWLPGRLPGRRVVNAYGPTEVTVCATMSGPLEPEAEVTIGRPLGNTRAYVLDEFLTPVPVGVRGELYVAGVGLARGYLNRPGLTAGRFVASPFAEGGRMYRTGDVVSWTPGGELLFTGRADDQVKVRGIRVELGEIEAVLAAHESVAQAAAVVRTDRLEIKSLVAYVVPAGDAVDAAALRGYLAERLPDHMVPASVVPLPALPVTVNGKLDRAALPAPEFAGLGGRDPETAVEEVLCGLFAEVLGLDRVGAEASFFELGGDSLLAMKLITRIRGVLGADVGIRSVFTAQTPAGIAASLGADDLGLILPLRTEGDKPPLFCVHPSSGLSWCYAELTRHLPDDQPVYGLQARGFDPGERLPETVEEMARDYVEQIRAVRPEGPYHLLGWSFGAAVAHAMATLLQERGEKVSTLISLDGYPFDPDDRQGDPGDHVGDSGGPRNGATSSPGQPKTRVLSEIQKVNANNFGLLRNFTAGVFQGDLMLFVATQGHVESPGAAGWADYVQGNIDNIPVNTDHDGMMSAKPIADIARIISQRLGA from the coding sequence ATGAAGGAATCCGCGCTTGCGGGAGTGTGGCCGCTGTCCCCTCTCCAGGAGGGCATGCTCTTCCACTCCCTGTTCGACGAGCAGAACGCCGACGTGTACGTCGAGCAGATGATCATCGGTTTGGAGGGCGAGCTGGACGCGGCGCGGCTGCGGGCGTCCTGGCAGGCGTTGCTCGACCGCCACGAGAGCCTGCGCGCCGGTTTCCGCAGCCGCAGCTCGGGAGCCCCCGTGCAGCTGATCATGAGGCGGGTGACGCTGCCGTGGCGCGAGGTGGACCTGTCGGAGCTGCCTGAGGACGAGGCGTGGGCCGAGTCGGAGCGGATCGGCATCGAGGAGCGGGCCGAGCGGTTCGACCTGGCGGTGCCGCCGCTGCTGAAGGTGCTCCTGGCGAAGGTGGCCCCCAGCCGATACCGGATGATGGTCACCCTCCACCACATCCTGGTCGACGGCTGGTCGCTGCCGATCCTCATGGGCGAGCTGTGGCGGTCGTACGAAGCGGGCGGCACGGCCGAGGGGCTGCCTCCGGTGACCCCGTACCGGCACTACCTGGAGTGGCTTGCCCGCCAGGACAAGGACGCGGCCAGGGAGGCGTGGCGGCAGGCGCTGAGCGACGTGGAGGGGCCGACGCTGGTCGCCCCGGCGGCGCGCGACGCCGCCCCCGGCCACTGCGACAGCCTGACGGGGGAGGCGAGCGCCGAGCTGGACCAGGCGCTGCAGGAACTGACCCGCTCCCACGGCGTGACGCTGAACACGGTGGTGCAGACCGCGTGGGCGGTGCTGCTCGGCAAGCTGACCGGCCGGCGTGACGTCGTCTTCGGCTCCGTCGTGGCCGGCCGCCCGATGGACCTGCCCGGCGTGGAGAGCATGCTCGGGCTGTTCATCAACACCATTCCGGTGCTCGTCCCGCTCGACCCCTCGCGTACGGTCGCGGAGACGCTGACCCGGCTCCAGGCACAGCAGTCAGCGTTGATGGACGCCCAATATCTGAGCCTCAGCGACATTCAGCGGCTGGCGGGGCCGGGCGCGACCTTCGACACCGCGCTGGCCTTCGAGAACTTCCCCTCCGGCTCCGGCGGCGGCAAGCCGCCCTCCGACGGCGCCTCGCGTCCGGCGGGGCCCGGAGGACTGAAGTTCACCGAGAACGGGCTCCGGGAGTCGATCAACTATCCCCTGGGCCTGGTCGCCGGCTCGCTCGGCGGGCTGAAGATGCGGCTGACCTACCGTCCCGACTTCTTCGACGAGAGCAGCGCCCAGGCGCTCATGGACCGCATGCTGCGGCTGCTCGACCAGATGGCGGCCGACCCCGGAGCCAGGATCGCCCAGCTCGGCGTTCTGGGCGAGGCCGAGCGGCGGGTGGTGGTGGAGGAGTGGAACGACACGGCGCGGGTGGTGGGTGCGGGTTCGCTGGTGGAGCTGTTCGGGGCGCAGGTGGGGCGGTCGCCGGATGCGGTGGCGGTGTCGGAGGCGCTGTCGGACGGTGGGGTGGTGTGGACGTACGCGGAGTTGGATCGGGTTTCGGATCGGGTGGCGTGTGGGTTGCTGGCTCGGGGGGTGGGCCGGGGGGATCGGGTCGGGGTGGTGATGGAGCGGTCGGCCGCGGTGATCGCGGTGCTGTTGGGCGTCGTGAAGGCGGGGGCGGCGTATGTGCCGGTGGATGTGGCCTGGCCGGTCGCCCGGCAGCGGGCGGTGCTCCGTCACACCAGGCTCGTGGTGATCGACCACGACACCACCGATCACGACACCACCTCCGACCCATCCATGGGCGATGACGAGGTCGGTGCTCGTGTCGCGGCGGGGGTGTTGCTGGAGGGGCCGGACGGGGTTCCGGGGGTCGAGGTTCTTGCGGGTGATGTGGTGTATGTGATGTACACCTCGGGGTCGACGGGTGTGCCGAAGGGGGTGGAGGTTCCGCATGGGGCGGTGGCGGGTTTGGTCACCGATTCGTGCTGGGGTGCGGCGGTGCGGCGGGGGGTCGTGTGGCATGCGCCGCATGCGTTCGATGCGTCGGTGCTGGAGATCTGGGTGCCGTTGGCGGCCGGTGGCCGGGTGGTGGTCGCGCCGGGAGTGGTGACGGCGTCGGTCCTCGCCGGCCTGACTGGGCGGTCGGGGCCGGATGGGCTGGCCGACGGCTCGGAATCCGATGCCCTGGCCGGGTCGGGCGGGGTGGCCGGGGTGGGTGCGGTGCATCTGACGGCGGGGGCGTTCGGGGTGCTGGCGGAGGAGGATCCGGGGGCGCTGGCGGGGCTGGATGAGGTGTTGACCGGTGGGGATGTGGTCCCGGCGGGGGCGGTGGCGGCGGTGCGTGGCGCCGATGCCTCGGTGGTGATCCGGCATTTGTACGGGCCGACGGAGGCGACGTTGTGTGCCACGACGTTCACGGTGGGCCGGGGGGAGCGGGTTCCGGGGGTGTTGCCGATCGGGCGGCCGCGGGACAACACGCGGGTGTTCGTGCTGGATGAGTTTCTTCAGCCGGTTCCGCCGGGGGTGGCGGGGGAGGTGTATATCGCGGGTTCGGGGTTGGCGCGGGGGTATCTGGGCCGTCCGGATCTGACCGCTGAGCGGTTCGTGGCCTGCCTGTTCGCCCCCGGGGAGCGGATGTATCGCACAGGAGACCTGGCCCGTTGGCGGGGTGACGGTCAGCTGGTCTTCGCGGGGCGGGCGGATGAGCAGGTGAAGATCCGCGGGTTCCGCATCGAGCCGGGCGAGATCGAAGCCGTCCTGGCCGCGCATGAGTCGGTCGCACAGGCGGTGGTGGTCGCCCGCGAGGACCGCCCGGGTGACAAGCGCCTGGTCGCCTACGTCGTCCCCACCACCGAAAACACCACCGAAAGCAGCGACGCGGCCGAAACCATCGAAAGCAGCGGCACCGCCGGCAGTGTGGACACGGCTGGGGTGCGGGAGTATGTGGCCGCGCGGTTGCCGGAGTACATGGTGCCGTCGGCGGTGGTGGTGCTGGAGCGGTTGCCGGTCACGGCCAACGGGAAGGTGGACCGGGCCGCGCTGCCCGCGCCGGATCTGGCCGGTCTGGCCGGGCCGGTCGGCGGTCGTGCCCCGGCGACCCCGACCGAGGAGGTGCTGTGCGGGCTGTTCGCCGAGATCCTCGGCCTGGCGGAGATCGGCACGGACGCCTCCTTCTTCGACCTCGGTGGCGACTCCCTGCGCGCAATGCGGCTGCTGGCCCGGATCCGGTCGGTGCTGAACGCCGAAGTCAGCATCCGCGGGCTGTTCGCCGAGCCGACCGTCGCCGGAGTGGCCCGGCTCATCGACGGCTCGGGTGAGACCCGTCGGGCGTTGACGCCGATGCCGCGCCCGGAGGCACTGCCGCTGTCGTACGCCCAGCAGCGCATGTGGTTCCTCAACCGGCTGGAAGGCGCCGGGGAGGGCGCGGGCTACAACATGCCCCTGGCCCTGCGCCTGTCGGGTGATCTGGACATCCCGGCGCTGGAGGCGGCCGTCGCCGACGTCGCCGACCGCCACGAGAGCCTCCGTACGATCTTCCCCGACCGGGACGGCGTCCCCTACCAGCGCGTTCTCGACCAGGCTCCGCCGCTGACCGTGCTGGAGACCACGGAGGACGAGGCCGGCGAGGTGATCGCCGCGCGGGCCCGCGACGGGTTCGACGTCGGCGTCGACCTGCCCTGGCGGGTCACGCTGCTCCGGCTGGCGCCCGCCGAGCACGTCCTCCTGACGGTGGTCCACCACATCGCCGCGGACGGCTGGTCGATGGGCGTGCTGTCCCGGGACCTGGTGGCCGCCTACGCGGCCCGCCGCGAAGGCCGGGCGCCCGAATGGCGGCCGCTGCCCGTCCAGTACGCCGACTACGCCCTGTGGCAGCGCGAGGTCCTCGGCGACCTGGACGACCCCGGCAGCCTGATCAGCGGCCAGCTCGGCTACTGGCGGCAGGCGCTCGCCGGCGTTCCCCAGGAGCTCGCGCTGCCCGTGGACCGGCCGCGCCCGTCCGTGTCGTCCTTCCGCGGCGCGACCGTGCCCGTACGGGTCCCTCCGCAGGTCCACTCCCGGCTGGTGGAGCTCGCCCAGCGGGGAAAGGCCACCATGTTCATGGTCGTGCAGGCCGCGCTGGCGGTGCTGCTGTCGCGCATGGGAGCGGGCACCGACATCCCCGTCGGCACGGCCGTGGCCGGGCGGGGTGAGCCGGCGCTCGACGATCTGGCCGGATTCTTCGTCAACACGCTCGTGCTGCGCGCCGACCTCTCCGGCGACCCCACCTTCACCGAGCTGCTGTCCCGGGTGCGGGAGGCCGACCTGGCGGCGTACACCCATCAGGACCTTCCGTTCGAGCGCCTGGTCGAGGATCTGAACCCGCCCCGGTCGCTCGGGCGCAACCCGCTGTTCCAGGTCTCGCTCGCCGTGCAGAACGCGCCGGAGGGGAAGGGCGGGCTCTGGGACCTGCCGGGGCTGCGGGTCCGCCCGCTGTCCTCCGGGGACGAGGCCGGCGCGGCCAGGGTCGACCTCACCCTCGACCTGGCCGAGCACCGCGACGGCGAGGGCAGGCCCTCCGGCATCGCGGGCGTGCTGCTCTACGCCGCCGACCTGTTCGACGAGAGCACGGTCCGGGCGCTCGCCGTACGGCTGGTGCGGGTGCTGGAGCAGGTCGTGTCCGATCCGGCCGTACGGCTGAGGGACGTCGACGTGCTGACGCGCGACGAGCGCTCGCGGACGCTGACGGAGTGGAACCGGACGGACCGCCCGGCCCCGGCCGGCACACTCGCGGAGCTGTTCGAGGCGCAGGTGGCACGTACCCCCGCCGCGACGGCGGTGACCGGCCCCGGGCGGGAGTGGACGTACGCGGAGCTGGACCGCGCCGCGAACGGCGTGGCGCGCGACCTGGTGGCCCGGGGCGTGCGCCCGGGGGACCTCGTCGCGGTGCTGATGGAGCGCTCGCCCGATCTGGTGGCGGTGCTGCTGGGCGTCGCGAAGGCGGGTGCCGGGTTCGTGCCGGTCGACCCGGCCTATCCGGCCGAGCGGATCGCGTTCATGCTGGCCGACGCCGCCCCCGCGCTGGTGCTGTGTACGCCGGAGACCCGGCAGGCGGCGCCGGAGGACGCGGTGGTGCTCGATGTCGGGCGCCCCCGCGAAGACCCGCGCGAAGACCCGCGCGAAGACCCCGGCGGACCCGTCCGGGTGGCGGGGCGGGTGGACGACGTCGCGTACGTCATCTACACCTCCGGCTCCACCGGTACGCCGAAGGGGGTCGTCGTCACCCATCGGGGCCTCGGCAACCTGGCCGCCGACCAGATCGCCGCGTTCGGCGTGCGCCCCGGCGCGCGGGTGCTCCAACTGGCCTCGCTGAGCTTCGACGCCTCGGTCTGGGAGCTGTGCATGGCGCTGCTGTCGGGAGCGTGCCTGGTGGTCACGGGCGCCGACCGGCTGCCGCCGCACGGGACGCTGGCCGCCGTGACCGCCGAGTTCGGCGTGACGCACCTGACCGTGTCGCCGTCCGTGCTGGCCACGACCGAGGAACTGCCCGAGAGCCTGACCACGGTCGTGGTGGCGGGGGAGACGTGCCCGCCGTGGCTGCCCGGGCGCCTGCCGGGCCGCCGGGTGGTCAACGCGTACGGGCCGACCGAGGTGACGGTGTGCGCGACGATGAGCGGCCCGCTGGAGCCGGAGGCCGAGGTGACGATCGGCCGCCCGCTCGGCAATACCCGCGCCTACGTGCTGGACGAGTTCCTGACGCCGGTCCCCGTCGGCGTGCGGGGCGAGCTGTACGTGGCCGGAGTCGGCCTCGCCCGCGGCTACCTGAACCGTCCCGGGCTCACCGCCGGGAGATTCGTCGCGTCGCCGTTCGCCGAGGGCGGGCGGATGTACCGGACCGGCGACGTCGTCAGCTGGACCCCCGGCGGCGAACTGCTGTTCACGGGCCGCGCCGACGACCAGGTGAAGGTGCGCGGCATCCGGGTCGAGCTGGGCGAGATCGAGGCGGTGCTGGCCGCCCACGAGAGCGTCGCCCAGGCGGCGGCGGTCGTCAGGACGGACCGGCTGGAGATAAAGAGCCTGGTGGCGTACGTGGTGCCGGCCGGTGACGCGGTGGACGCCGCGGCGCTGCGCGGGTATCTCGCCGAGCGGCTGCCCGACCACATGGTCCCGGCCTCCGTCGTGCCGCTGCCGGCGCTGCCCGTCACCGTCAACGGCAAGCTCGACCGGGCCGCGCTGCCCGCGCCCGAATTCGCCGGGCTGGGGGGCCGCGATCCCGAGACCGCCGTGGAGGAGGTGCTCTGCGGGCTGTTCGCCGAGGTGCTGGGGCTGGACCGGGTCGGGGCGGAGGCGTCGTTCTTCGAGCTGGGCGGCGACTCGCTCCTGGCGATGAAGCTGATCACCCGCATCCGGGGCGTGCTCGGCGCCGACGTGGGCATCCGGTCGGTCTTCACCGCCCAGACCCCGGCGGGCATCGCCGCGTCGCTGGGCGCCGACGATCTCGGCCTGATCCTGCCGCTCAGGACCGAGGGTGACAAGCCGCCGCTGTTCTGCGTCCACCCGAGTTCCGGGCTGAGCTGGTGCTACGCCGAACTCACCCGCCACCTGCCGGACGACCAGCCGGTGTACGGGCTGCAGGCCCGCGGGTTCGACCCGGGCGAACGACTGCCGGAGACGGTCGAGGAGATGGCCCGGGACTACGTGGAGCAGATCCGGGCGGTGCGACCCGAGGGCCCGTACCACCTGCTCGGCTGGTCCTTCGGCGCGGCGGTCGCGCACGCGATGGCCACGCTCCTCCAGGAGCGCGGCGAGAAGGTGAGCACGCTGATCAGCCTGGACGGCTATCCGTTCGATCCCGACGACCGGCAGGGCGACCCCGGCGACCACGTGGGCGATTCCGGCGGCCCGCGGAACGGCGCAACCTCGTCGCCCGGGCAGCCGAAGACCCGCGTGCTGTCGGAGATCCAGAAGGTCAACGCGAACAACTTCGGGTTACTCCGGAATTTCACCGCCGGTGTGTTCCAGGGCGATCTGATGCTGTTCGTCGCCACACAGGGACACGTCGAAAGCCCAGGCGCGGCCGGCTGGGCCGACTATGTCCAAGGAAATATCGACAATATCCCGGTTAATACCGACCACGATGGCATGATGTCGGCGAAACCGATCGCGGACATCGCGCGAATCATTTCTCAGCGGTTGGGGGCATAA